The following coding sequences are from one Luteolibacter rhizosphaerae window:
- a CDS encoding ABC transporter permease: MKPSRAPFITLIVVLVFFYLPILFLVINSFNNSRFASKWTGFSTRWYERLFERTDILAALGNSVKVATAASLFSMIPGTAAAFALHLYKSKLQDAHRLLVTVPLVLPDILMGMSLLLLFVSFGMSLSLVTITVAHITFCLSYVALVVQARLQDFDFNVVEAAQDLGATKVQAFMKVTLPLLAPGILAGGLLAFTLSIDDYVITYFVKGPGSDTLPTLVYSMIKKSKDLPVINALSSLMLIVTFAIVFVSQRLTRPAVS, from the coding sequence GTGTTCTTCTACCTGCCGATCCTCTTCCTCGTCATCAACTCCTTCAACAACTCCCGCTTCGCCTCGAAGTGGACCGGCTTCAGCACCCGCTGGTATGAGCGTCTCTTCGAGCGCACCGATATCCTTGCCGCCCTCGGCAACTCGGTAAAGGTCGCCACCGCCGCCAGCCTCTTCTCGATGATCCCCGGCACCGCCGCCGCCTTCGCCCTCCACCTCTACAAGTCGAAGCTTCAGGATGCCCACCGCCTGCTCGTTACCGTCCCGCTCGTCCTGCCGGACATCCTTATGGGCATGAGCCTGCTGCTGCTTTTCGTCTCCTTCGGCATGAGCCTCAGCCTCGTGACCATCACCGTCGCGCATATCACCTTCTGCCTGAGCTACGTCGCTCTCGTCGTCCAAGCCCGTCTTCAGGACTTCGACTTCAATGTCGTCGAAGCCGCCCAGGATCTCGGCGCCACCAAGGTGCAGGCCTTCATGAAGGTCACCCTGCCCCTCCTCGCTCCCGGCATCCTCGCCGGCGGCCTGCTCGCCTTCACTCTTTCCATCGACGATTACGTCATCACCTACTTCGTCAAGGGCCCTGGCTCCGATACCCTGCCCACTCTCGTCTATTCCATGATCAAGAAGAGCAAGGACCTGCCCGTCATCAACGCCCTCTCCTCGCTCATGCTCATCGTCACCTTCGCGATCGTGTTCGTCTCACAGCGCCTCACCCGACCCGCCGTCTCCTGA